Part of the Terrisporobacter glycolicus ATCC 14880 = DSM 1288 genome is shown below.
ATAATTATAGTAATATAAAGATAAATAAAAAATATATTAAGCATGATTATAGAGTTAAGCTAGGAAACAAAATAGCACATAATTTGTTGATGAAGCATGCTACTTTAGGTTATGAATTTTTAAATGAAAAAGAAAAAAATATTTTGCCTGTGGCTATGTGGATATCTATTTTGGACTCGAGTCAAAAATTTATAGGTTTACCAGATTATAATAAGATTTTTGATTTATTTATACAATATAATGGAAAATATGAAAAAGAAGAGTTTTTACAAAAAGCTATACAGATAGAAAATGATTATGAAGATATAAAAGAAGTAAAAAAAGTATGCAAAATAATGAAGAATGGCCTTGATAATTTACAAGTGTCTTTAGATAAAAATGATTATTTGAAAATGGAAGAAAAGTTGATAAATCACTTATCTTTTTGGAATAGTTTAGAACCAGTATATAAAGTATATACTGATTTCACTAACTACATGAAAGAAGCTTGTGAAAGTTTTGAGACTAACAATCTAAATCAAAATATAGAAATAGAAAATTATATAAAAAATAAAGTCGGAAGTAAACTTGTTAAAGTTGGATTTGAAGAAGAATTTCCTTTTTACAGAATAAAAACAGAAGAGAAGATATATGTGCTAGAGTTTGATATTATTAATAATCAAAAAGTAAATATAAAAATACTTCAAGAGATACTTGATGAAAGTCCTGAATTAGTAGAACTACTAAATATGATGGATTATAAATATTTGAAACCTGAAGATATAGATGGATGGGACGAAGAAATTTGCAAAACTAAAGAAGATATAGATGAAGAAGTAGAAATAATACTAGATTGTTTATTAGTCGATAAAACTCTATCTAAACAAAATGGTAAATTGGGAATAATAGGCGGAATAATTGTTGCTATAATCTCCTATTTATTATGGAAGCCATCTATTTTAATTTGTGGAATAATAGGAATTGTTACATGTATAATTTTAGTTGCTATTGAGAAATATGGAAGAATTTTCACAACGTTTTGGAATGAGGAGGACAAATAAGATGAAGATGAGCAAGAATGATTATATAAAACCTAATAAGATATTTTTTGATAAAGAATGGGTAATGTCTAATATATATGAGACACAAGAAGAGTTTTTTGAAAAAGGGGAATTCGCTTTAGGATGCATAGTTGCAGCTAACAATAAGCTTTTTAAAAGAGGATTTTTAGATTTACCAGGATACATAATATACACTTTTGATGGATATTATGAAGAGAACTTTGAAGAGTTTGAAGAACTTGCATCTAAAGTCTATGATTTGGGAGGAACAAAACAAGAGGATAAGTCTTTAAAAAAGATAGCTTATTTATTAGAAGATATGATGGAGAATGATTTTGGGATAAGGTTGCCTTTAGAAATGACAGATGGAAGAGAGGTATTTTTTTCATCAATAATGTTTAATAGAAAGTACTTACCAGGCAAAAAGTTAACAGGAAGAGTTTACCCACTACATATTTTAAGAGGTAGAAAACCAGATGTAATGTTAATACCACATTGGTATTGGTAGAAAATATGATATTTCATTGTAAAAGAATAATCGTTATGATTATTCTTCTTTTTTGTATATGAATGTAAATCTTAACAAAAGTTAAGAATTACTTATTAGGGGCTTAATATTTGTTTTTTATTATGTAATAGAAAAGGAGATGATATATTATGAAATTAAAAAACAAATTAGTAGGAATTATAGTTATTTTAGGAACGATAATATTTGTAGGAGGAAATAACCCTTTAGTAGGATTATCAAATCACAAGAATTCTTATATAAGTGAAAATAGTGCAAATACCAGTACAAAGAACAGTAAATATCTTATGTTAGTTAATAAGAAAAATCCATTAAATCTTGATTATGAGCCTAAAAATTTGGTTAAACCAAATGTGAAATTTTTAAGTAGTACTAGTGAAGAATGTAGACAAATGGATGAAACTGCAGCAAAAGCTTTGGAAGAATTATTCCAAGGAGCTAAAGAAGAAAATATAATTCTTTTAGGATCTTCAGCATATAGATCTTACAGAAGTCAGGTTAGGGTTCTTAATGATGAGATTAGTTCAAAGGGTGTAAACTATGCCAATAAATATGTGGCTAAGCCAGGCAACAGTGAGCATCAAAGTGGATTAGCAATAGATGTAACAAATGAGGCAAGATGTTTTGACAAAACAAGTCCAGAGGCACAGTGGTTAGCAAATAATGCTCACAGATTTGGATTTATATTACGTTATCTAGAGGGAAAAGAAAATATCACAGGATATAATTATGAGCCATGGCATATCAGATATGTGGGTAAAGATGCAGCAAAAGAGATTCATAAAAGAAATATTACTTTAGAGGAGTATTTAAATGATATGGTATAATAAGGTAAACATAAGGAGGGAGTTATGGCTAGTAAAATTCTTGTAGTAGATGATGAAAAAGAAATTAGAAATTTAATTGAAATATATTTGAAAAATGAAGGTTATACTGTGATAAAAGCCAGTAATGGAGAGGAAGCTCTTAAGGTATTGGAAAAAGAGGAAATACAACTTATGATACTAGATATAATGATGCCAAAGATGGATGGAATGGAAGTATGCAGAAGGGTTAGAGAACATTTAAATATACCTATTCTTATGCTTAGTGCTAAGTCTGAAGACATGGACAAGATTGCGGGTATTATGACTGGGGCAGACGATTATTTAACAAAGCCTTTTAATCCATTGGAATTATCAGTAAGAGTAAAGGCACTTCTTAGAAGAACTTATTATTTTAATAACATGAACAAAGAAGAAGATATTATAAATATTGAAACTTTGACTATAGATAAAAATAATAGAACAGTTAAAGTTGGAGACACAGAAATAACTTTTACAGCGAGGGAGTTTGATATTTTATATTTACTAGGTAGCAATAGGGGGAGAGTTTATAGTTCGGAAGAAATATTTACTAAGGTATGGAAAGAAGATTATTTTGGTTCAAACAACACGGTTATGGTTCACATGAGTAGAATAAGAGAAAAGTTAGAAAAATATATAGAAGGAAATAAAATAATTCAAACTGTATGGGGAGTTGGTTATAAAATTGAAAAATAAAAGAAGGATTTTTAAATATATAATAATCAGCGCTTTAGAATTTGTAATAAGTGTAATATTAAGCTTAGCTACTTTTTGGATATTATATAAAGTAACTTATGATTTATATATTAATTATCGAACTCCAATATTAAATGTAGTAATTAAAGCTTTGTTTAGATTGAACGATAATTTTTTTGCAGGAAATATATACGGAATTATAGGAATTTTAATTTTTCTTTCAATATATTCTCTTATTACTTATAAGAAGTATAGAAATGTATCACTGTTAGTGGATAATGTGGAAGAAATGTCAAAAGGAAATTTGGACAAGAAAATAGAGATAAAATCAAGGGGAGATATTGATCAAGTAGCACAAAATATTAATAGTATAGTTGAGCAGCTGAAAGATATAACTGTGGAAGAGAGGAAAGCTCAACAAACTAAGACGGACTTGATTACAAATGTATCTCACGATTTAAGAACACCTTTAACTTCAGTTATAGGATATTTAAATCTTATTGAAGAAGGAAGATACAAGGATGAAGTGGAGCTTATGTACTACGTGGATATAGCTTACGAAAAATCTTTAAACTTAAACATACTGATTAACGATTTATTTGAACTTACTAAAATGCAAAATAGAGTTGTTAATTTTAATAAAGTAGAACTAAATTTAGTAGAGCTAATAGGTCAGTTAATTTCTCAGTTTGAAATACAATTTAGACAAGAAAATATGAATTGTAGAATAGACTTTTCTGTGGACAAACTTATATTAAATGCTGATCCAATTAAGTTAGTAAGAGCTTTTGAAAATCTTATTACAAATGCCATGAGATATGGAAAAGATGGACATTATGTGGATATAAAAGTATTTACAGAAAAGAAAATGGCAGTAGTCCAGGTAATAAATTATGGAGAGCCTATTCCAATACTGGATCTACCTCATATATTTGATAGATTTTATAGAGTAGAAAAATCAAGAAATACATTCAAAGGTGGCTCAGGTTTAGGACTTGCCATTACAAAAAATATTATAGAAGCTCATGATGGAAGTATTTGTGCTATTAGCAATAATGAAAGTACTATTTTTGAAGTTAAAATACCATATTTAGATGAAGATAAACTCTACAAGTTAACAGAATAATCTGTGGCTTGGAGAGTTTTTTATTTTATTTAGGGTATAAATAATTTATAGCAAATTACACAATCTATGAGAAGTAAGATTTTACATAAAATATATAAATAAAAAGAGGTGGAAAAATGGCACAGGAAAATCAAAGTAATAATATGGGCTGGAATTTTGATAATAGTTATAAAAATTTACCAAGGTCTTTTTATAGTGAAATAGATTTAAATCCAGTGAGAAAATCAGAGCTAGTTGTTTTAAATAAGCCTTTAGCAGAAGAGTTGAAATTAAACACAGAATCATTGAAAAGTGAAGAAGGTTTACAAGTTTTAGCTGGAAATAAAAAAGTTGAAGGCGGTGCATATATTGCACAGGCTTATAGTGGTCATCAATTTGGCAATTTCACAATGTTAGGTGATGGAAGAGCCGTTTTAATTGGTGAACAAAAACTGGATAATAAAACTTCAGTGACAGGTTTTGATACAAATAGATATGATATTCAGTTGAAGGGAAGTGGAAAAACACCGTATTCTCGTGGTGGTGATGGAAGGGCAGTACTTGGACCAATGCTGCGTGAGTATATAATTAGTGAAGCTATGTACAACCTTGGAATACCAACAACTCGCAGTTTAGCAGTAGTAAAAACAGGAGAAAATATTTATAGAGAATATGTGAAAGAAGGGGCCATACTTACTAGAGTTGCAACAAGTCATCTTAGATTTGGAACTTTTGAATATGCTTCAAACTACTTGGGAAAAGAAGAAGTGAAAAAATTAGCTGATTATGCCATCGAGAGACATTACCCTTACGTGAGAAGTAATGAAAATAAATATTTGAGTTTTCTAAAAGAAGTAACAAAAGCTCATGCAGAATTAACTGCTAAATGGCTATGTGTTGGTTTTATTCATGGAGTAATGAATACAGACAATATGACTATTAGTGGAGAGACTATTGATTATGGACCTTGTGCATTTATGGATATTTATAATCCAGACACTGTATTTAGTTCTATTGATTATCATGGAAGATATGCTTACAAAAATCAGCCTAAAATGGCATCTTGGAATATATGCAGATTTGCAGAAACACTGTTACCTTTAATAAGTGAAGATGGGGATACTGCCATAGATCTGGCACAAAAGGCAATATTTGAGTTTTCTGATTTGCATTTTAAGTATTGGTTCTCAAAAATGAGAAGTAAACTAGGGTTGTTCAATGAAGAGGCTATGGATAAGGCTATAATAGAAGATTTATTGACTATGATGGAAAAATATAAAGAAGATTATACAAATACTTTTTTATCGTTAACTTATAGAAAAAACATGAACAGAGGAATGTTCCTTACAGCTGAATTTACAAACTGGTATAAAAATTGGCAAGAAAGATTGGAAAGACAAGAAGAGTCTATTGAGGAAGCTTATGAGCTTATGAAAACGTCAAATCCAGTAGTTATACCAAGGAATCACAGAGTAGAAGAAGCATTGGATGCAGCAGATAATGGAGACTTCACAGTAATGGAAAATTTGCTTTCTGTTATTAGTAATCCTTATGAATATAAAGTAGAGTGTGAAAAATATTTTGATTTGCCACAACCGTCAGATTTACCTTATAGAACTTATTGTGGAACATAAGAATAACCCTATATAAGTGAACTTATATTTGCCCACTTATATAGGGTATTTATATATTTAATGTAATTATATTTTTATATAACTTCCAACCACATACCCAGTATAGCTTTTATACTTAACTTTATACCATCCAGATGATAGCTTATTAACAATCTCGATAGTAGTGTTTTTAGGAATGGTAGTTATAATACTAGAAGAAGTAGAAGTACTTTTTCTAAGGTTAAGATTAGCAGAAGTAACACCTTTATTTGAAGACGATGTATTAGAATTACTGCCATTTAATTTAACATAATCTTTAGAAACATATCCAGTATTACCTTTGTATTTAACTTTATACCATTTAGAGTTAGATTTATCAACAATCTCAATAGTAGTATTTTTAGGAATAGTAGCTATAATACTAGAAGAAGTAGAAGCACTCTTTCTAAAGTTAACATTGGCAGAAGTGATGCCTTTTTCAGAAGAAGGAGTACTAGTGTTATTATCATCACTGCCACTACCATTTAACTTTACATAATCCTTAGAAACATATCCAGTATTACCTTTGTATTTAACCTTATACCAACCAGAAGTAGATTTATCAACAACTTCAACAGTAGTATTTTTAGGAATAGTAGCTATAATACTAGAAGAAGTAGAAGAACTTTTTCTAAAATTAACATTGGCAGTAGTAACGCCTTTTTCAGAAGAAGGAGTACTAGTGTTATCATCATCACTGCCACTACCATTTAACTTTACATAATCCTTAGAAACATATCCAGTATTACCTTTGTATTTAACTTTATACCATTTAGAGTTAGATTTATCAATAACTTCAACAGTAGTATTTTTAGGGATAGTAGCTATAATACTAGAAGAAGTAGAAGCACTCTTTCTAAAATTAACATTGGCAGTAGTAACGCCTTTTTCAGAAGAAGGAGTACTAGTGTTATCATCATCACTGCCACTACCATTTAACTTTACATAATCCTTAGAAACATATCCAGTATTACCTTTGTATTTAACCTTATACCAACCAGAAGTAGATTTATCAACAACTTCAACAGTAGTATTTTTAGGGATAGTAGCTATAATACTAGAAGAAGTAGAAGCACTCTTTCTAAAATTAACATTGGCAGTAGTAACGCCTTTTTCAAAAGAAGGAGTACTAGTGTTATCATCATCACTGCCACTACCATTTAACTTTACATAATCCTTAGAAACATATCCAGTATTACCTTTGTATTTAACCTTATACCAACCAGAAGTAGATTTATCAACAATTTCAACAGTAGTATTTTTAGGAATAGTTTCTATAATACTAGAAGAAGTAGAAGCACTCTTTCTAAAGTTAACATTAGCAGTAGTAACCCCTTGATTTCCAGAAGGAGTACTTGTATCATCATTACCAGAGTTACCACCAAAAGTTTTTAAGCAAGTATAATTCAAATCAACATATCCACTTATGCCAGGAACAGAGCCTTTTTCTGAGTACTGCCACATAGAGTATGGTTTTCCAAAGGTATTAGTGGAAGAATATTGAGCCACCCATAAATTATTAGAATTAATAAGATCATTAGTGAAGTATGAACTACTGAAATCTTTATTAGTATATATACCTGAAGTATATCCTTTGGATTCAACTTTATTAAGAAATGAATTAGCCATTCTTGTAGCCAAGTCCTTTGTTACTTTTACGCCATTGTTATTTGCATATCTGACGCTATCATACTCAAAATCGAAAAACACAGGGTATGTAATACTATTTTTATAAGGCGATATGGCATTTAAGCAAGCTTGAGCCTCGATAGCAGCATTTTCAGGAGTAGTTGCATAACTAAACCAATATACACCTATTTTAAGTCCAACACTTTTTGCACCTTCAATATAAGTTTTGAATTTTGGGTCTATAGTAGATGTTCCATATCCAGCTCTTATAATAACGTAGTCAACACCAGAATTTTTTACACTACTCCAATTGATAGTTCCGTTCCATTTACTTACATCTATACCTTTTTCAATTGGATTTAATTTTAAATAAGATGCTTGAACATATCCTTGTTTACCTTTGAAATCAATTTTGTACCAATCGCTACTTTTACCTAGTATTTCAACAGTTTCACTGATTTTTAATGTACCAATTACACCATTTGAAGTAGATGGACCACTTCTTACACTTAAAGAACTTGATGTTACACTTCCGCTACCAATAGCTTTTGGGTTAGATAAAGTTGCTTTTTGAGGAGAAAGAGCCACTCTATTAGACATAAAGGTTCTATAATTGCTTTCCCCCATACTGCCCATACTATAAGTTTTGTTTTCCTCAGGGTCCGGTTGATATTTAGGTGAATCTTTGGAAACTTTGTTTTGAGAATTTGTACCTACTTTTATTTCAAAATCATCATCGGATAAAATAGTAACGTCGCTACTTGATTTTGACTTAATTGAATCTGCATTTGCTATGATCATTAGATTTTGAGAAGTGATAGCAATACCTAAGGACATAGCCAAAAAAGATTTATCTTTTTTATTCATATTATTCCCCCTTTTAGTTAGTATAAATTACCATAAATTGAAAATATATATAAATTATATAATAAATGTATATGGTTTTGTCTAAATAATTCAATAATTAACTTTTTATTTTTGTACCTATTTTATATTACGGACATTTAAGGTATTATTTTAGCGAATGACTATAATTTATGGATTGTATACATTATATTTTAAACATTACAAAAACGTAATGATAATGAAATGTACATACATATTTAAAAAAATAAAAGGTGTATATAATAAAAGACATGAAAGATAAATTGAGGAGGATTACTTAAGGATGAAAAATATATTAAGTGTTGAAAAAATAGAAAAATACTATGGAAATAAAGATAATGTTACAAAAGCCATAGACAATATAAGTTTTAAAGTTGGTGAAGGAGAATTTGTTGGAATAATGGGCCCTAGTGGAAGTGGTAAAACAACACTTCTTAACTGTATCTCAACAATAGATACTGTTACAACTGGAAGTATAGTAATAAATGATAAAGACATTACAAGATTAAAGTCTAAAAACTTAGATAAGTTTAGACAAAATGAGTTAGGATTTATATTCCAAGACTTTAACTTATTAGATACATTAACTGCTTATGAAAATATAGCATTGGCTTTAACAATAAAAGGAGAAAAAACTTCTGAAATAGATGGAAAAATAAAAGAAGTAGCAAAATATTTAGAAATTGAAACAGTATTAAATAAATATCCTTACCAAATGTCTGGGGGACAAAAGCAAAGGGTAGCATCAGCAAGAGCAATAGTAACAGACCCATCATTAATACTTGCTGATGAGCCAACAGGAGCACTTGACTCAAAATCTGCAAGATTATTATTAGAAAGATTAGAAAGTCTTAATCAAGATTTAAAAGCAACCATATTAATGGTTACTCATGATGCTTTTACAGCAAGTTACGCTCATAGAATTTTATTTATAAAGGACGGAAAAATCTTTACAGAATTAGTAAGAGGTAAAGATTCAAGAAAAGAGTTCTTTAATAGAATAATGGAAGTTATTACTCTAATAGGAGGGGATGACAACAATGTATTCTAAAATAGCATTTAAAAATGTTAGAAAAAGTTTTAAAGACTATACTATATACTTTTTAACTTTAACATTGGCAGTTTGTATATTCTATAGTTTTAACTCTATTGAATCACAAAAAGCCATGATGGAAGTGAATTCTTCAAGTGCAACATATGTGGAGGCTCTTTCTAACATAATATCTTATGTATCAGTATTTGTAGCATTTATTTTAGGAAGTTTAATTCTTTATGCTAACAACTTTTTAA
Proteins encoded:
- a CDS encoding SH3 domain-containing protein gives rise to the protein MNKKDKSFLAMSLGIAITSQNLMIIANADSIKSKSSSDVTILSDDDFEIKVGTNSQNKVSKDSPKYQPDPEENKTYSMGSMGESNYRTFMSNRVALSPQKATLSNPKAIGSGSVTSSSLSVRSGPSTSNGVIGTLKISETVEILGKSSDWYKIDFKGKQGYVQASYLKLNPIEKGIDVSKWNGTINWSSVKNSGVDYVIIRAGYGTSTIDPKFKTYIEGAKSVGLKIGVYWFSYATTPENAAIEAQACLNAISPYKNSITYPVFFDFEYDSVRYANNNGVKVTKDLATRMANSFLNKVESKGYTSGIYTNKDFSSSYFTNDLINSNNLWVAQYSSTNTFGKPYSMWQYSEKGSVPGISGYVDLNYTCLKTFGGNSGNDDTSTPSGNQGVTTANVNFRKSASTSSSIIETIPKNTTVEIVDKSTSGWYKVKYKGNTGYVSKDYVKLNGSGSDDDNTSTPSFEKGVTTANVNFRKSASTSSSIIATIPKNTTVEVVDKSTSGWYKVKYKGNTGYVSKDYVKLNGSGSDDDNTSTPSSEKGVTTANVNFRKSASTSSSIIATIPKNTTVEVIDKSNSKWYKVKYKGNTGYVSKDYVKLNGSGSDDDNTSTPSSEKGVTTANVNFRKSSSTSSSIIATIPKNTTVEVVDKSTSGWYKVKYKGNTGYVSKDYVKLNGSGSDDNNTSTPSSEKGITSANVNFRKSASTSSSIIATIPKNTTIEIVDKSNSKWYKVKYKGNTGYVSKDYVKLNGSNSNTSSSNKGVTSANLNLRKSTSTSSSIITTIPKNTTIEIVNKLSSGWYKVKYKSYTGYVVGSYIKI
- a CDS encoding sensor histidine kinase, with protein sequence MKNKRRIFKYIIISALEFVISVILSLATFWILYKVTYDLYINYRTPILNVVIKALFRLNDNFFAGNIYGIIGILIFLSIYSLITYKKYRNVSLLVDNVEEMSKGNLDKKIEIKSRGDIDQVAQNINSIVEQLKDITVEERKAQQTKTDLITNVSHDLRTPLTSVIGYLNLIEEGRYKDEVELMYYVDIAYEKSLNLNILINDLFELTKMQNRVVNFNKVELNLVELIGQLISQFEIQFRQENMNCRIDFSVDKLILNADPIKLVRAFENLITNAMRYGKDGHYVDIKVFTEKKMAVVQVINYGEPIPILDLPHIFDRFYRVEKSRNTFKGGSGLGLAITKNIIEAHDGSICAISNNESTIFEVKIPYLDEDKLYKLTE
- a CDS encoding ABC transporter ATP-binding protein, giving the protein MKNILSVEKIEKYYGNKDNVTKAIDNISFKVGEGEFVGIMGPSGSGKTTLLNCISTIDTVTTGSIVINDKDITRLKSKNLDKFRQNELGFIFQDFNLLDTLTAYENIALALTIKGEKTSEIDGKIKEVAKYLEIETVLNKYPYQMSGGQKQRVASARAIVTDPSLILADEPTGALDSKSARLLLERLESLNQDLKATILMVTHDAFTASYAHRILFIKDGKIFTELVRGKDSRKEFFNRIMEVITLIGGDDNNVF
- a CDS encoding response regulator transcription factor yields the protein MASKILVVDDEKEIRNLIEIYLKNEGYTVIKASNGEEALKVLEKEEIQLMILDIMMPKMDGMEVCRRVREHLNIPILMLSAKSEDMDKIAGIMTGADDYLTKPFNPLELSVRVKALLRRTYYFNNMNKEEDIINIETLTIDKNNRTVKVGDTEITFTAREFDILYLLGSNRGRVYSSEEIFTKVWKEDYFGSNNTVMVHMSRIREKLEKYIEGNKIIQTVWGVGYKIEK
- a CDS encoding protein adenylyltransferase SelO, which gives rise to MAQENQSNNMGWNFDNSYKNLPRSFYSEIDLNPVRKSELVVLNKPLAEELKLNTESLKSEEGLQVLAGNKKVEGGAYIAQAYSGHQFGNFTMLGDGRAVLIGEQKLDNKTSVTGFDTNRYDIQLKGSGKTPYSRGGDGRAVLGPMLREYIISEAMYNLGIPTTRSLAVVKTGENIYREYVKEGAILTRVATSHLRFGTFEYASNYLGKEEVKKLADYAIERHYPYVRSNENKYLSFLKEVTKAHAELTAKWLCVGFIHGVMNTDNMTISGETIDYGPCAFMDIYNPDTVFSSIDYHGRYAYKNQPKMASWNICRFAETLLPLISEDGDTAIDLAQKAIFEFSDLHFKYWFSKMRSKLGLFNEEAMDKAIIEDLLTMMEKYKEDYTNTFLSLTYRKNMNRGMFLTAEFTNWYKNWQERLERQEESIEEAYELMKTSNPVVIPRNHRVEEALDAADNGDFTVMENLLSVISNPYEYKVECEKYFDLPQPSDLPYRTYCGT
- a CDS encoding M15 family metallopeptidase, translated to MKLKNKLVGIIVILGTIIFVGGNNPLVGLSNHKNSYISENSANTSTKNSKYLMLVNKKNPLNLDYEPKNLVKPNVKFLSSTSEECRQMDETAAKALEELFQGAKEENIILLGSSAYRSYRSQVRVLNDEISSKGVNYANKYVAKPGNSEHQSGLAIDVTNEARCFDKTSPEAQWLANNAHRFGFILRYLEGKENITGYNYEPWHIRYVGKDAAKEIHKRNITLEEYLNDMV